One window of the Arthrobacter sp. zg-Y919 genome contains the following:
- a CDS encoding EthD family reductase has translation MSTKITLVINNPADPEAFEAAYKGIADSAKQLPKLRRYEAGKVWPKEDGSPTPAHRTLDLYFDSYEDASAAVTTPAAGDLFGQLTATKTTFMGLFSEVEEG, from the coding sequence ATGAGCACCAAGATCACGCTTGTTATCAACAATCCCGCAGACCCCGAGGCCTTTGAGGCTGCCTACAAAGGCATCGCCGACAGTGCCAAGCAGCTTCCGAAGCTGCGCCGGTACGAGGCCGGAAAGGTCTGGCCGAAGGAGGACGGTTCTCCCACTCCTGCCCACCGGACCCTTGACCTGTACTTCGACAGCTACGAGGACGCCTCGGCTGCGGTGACCACCCCCGCCGCGGGTGACCTCTTCGGTCAGCTGACGGCGACCAAGACCACGTTCATGGGCTTGTTTTCGGAGGTGGAAGAGGGCTAG
- a CDS encoding RES family NAD+ phosphorylase, with protein MEFYRVLNWDPSATDASENGHPLFVWPDQGNGRVDDPTRDYLVLYVGSHPEAAVAEALGRFPIWKPAVLDVPRAAPAGSRKALVKYVGTPRLLDLDDPGVLLDLGLRPSQIVTREYAVTQQWSRTIFETNQHDGVSWWSFYGSQWASIGLWDWTSLSVEGDPEILTLDHPAVEAAAAEIVRTIPPR; from the coding sequence ATGGAGTTCTACCGCGTCCTGAACTGGGATCCTTCGGCTACGGATGCCAGTGAGAACGGGCATCCTCTGTTCGTGTGGCCGGACCAGGGTAACGGCAGGGTGGACGATCCTACCCGGGACTATCTGGTGCTGTACGTAGGCTCCCACCCCGAAGCGGCTGTCGCGGAAGCACTGGGGCGGTTTCCGATATGGAAACCGGCGGTGCTGGATGTTCCGCGTGCTGCACCAGCTGGCAGCCGGAAAGCTCTTGTGAAATATGTGGGTACACCAAGGCTGCTTGATCTGGATGACCCTGGCGTTCTTCTGGATCTCGGTCTCCGGCCCAGCCAAATCGTCACGCGCGAATACGCGGTAACGCAACAATGGTCACGCACTATCTTTGAGACCAATCAACACGACGGCGTCTCCTGGTGGTCCTTTTACGGATCCCAATGGGCTTCGATCGGTCTATGGGATTGGACATCCCTGTCCGTGGAAGGCGACCCGGAGATCCTCACCCTCGACCATCCCGCTGTGGAAGCTGCTGCGGCCGAAATCGTTCGGACGATCCCGCCCAGATAA
- a CDS encoding NAD(P)/FAD-dependent oxidoreductase: MTGTTADVIIIGAGPVGENVADRIVTGGLSAVIVESELVGGECSYWACMPTKALLRDAAALRAVRQLPGAAAAVTGELDVDAVLARRDRFASDWNDDGQVAWLQQAGIGLVRGHGRISAPRTVEVTGRDGTVSTLTARHAVVVATGTSAAVPPIPGLADAAPWTSREAVSVKKIPERLAIIGGGVVGTEMATAFSALGAAVTLIARDGVLPRVEPYAAGHVIASLESNGVRVMTGASPTQVTRDAGGTVQIALAGGEVISADEVLVATGRRPNTGGLGLEHLGLAASGWLNVDETLRVTGPGGAVLDGGWLYAAGDVNGRALLTHQGKYQARAAGDAIVARATGAPVEDFAWGRHAATADVRAVPQVIFTDPEIASAGLTLAGATAAGLRVRSVEYDLGTVAGASLHADGYAGRAGIVINEDTNTIVGFTAVGPDVTELVHAATIAIAGEVPLDRLWHAVPAYPTVSEIWLRLLETAGR; encoded by the coding sequence ATGACCGGGACTACTGCAGACGTCATCATCATCGGGGCCGGACCGGTCGGGGAGAACGTCGCCGACCGCATCGTCACCGGTGGGCTGAGCGCCGTGATCGTGGAATCCGAGCTCGTCGGCGGGGAGTGCTCCTACTGGGCGTGCATGCCCACGAAGGCACTGCTGCGGGACGCGGCCGCACTCCGGGCCGTCCGGCAGCTGCCCGGTGCCGCCGCCGCGGTGACGGGGGAACTCGACGTCGACGCCGTGCTGGCACGGCGTGACCGGTTCGCCTCGGACTGGAACGACGACGGCCAGGTCGCCTGGTTGCAGCAGGCCGGCATCGGGCTGGTCCGCGGCCACGGGCGCATCAGCGCCCCGCGGACCGTGGAAGTCACCGGTCGGGACGGCACCGTCAGCACCCTAACGGCACGGCACGCCGTCGTCGTCGCCACCGGCACCAGTGCGGCGGTTCCGCCGATCCCGGGGCTGGCGGACGCTGCTCCCTGGACCAGCCGGGAGGCGGTGTCGGTGAAGAAGATTCCGGAGCGGCTCGCGATCATCGGCGGCGGTGTTGTCGGTACGGAAATGGCCACCGCCTTCAGTGCACTGGGAGCGGCGGTGACGCTCATCGCGCGCGACGGCGTCCTCCCACGGGTCGAGCCGTACGCCGCCGGGCACGTTATTGCCTCGCTCGAGAGCAACGGCGTGCGGGTGATGACGGGCGCCAGTCCCACCCAGGTCACCCGGGATGCCGGCGGAACCGTGCAGATTGCACTGGCAGGCGGCGAGGTCATCAGCGCGGACGAGGTCCTCGTGGCCACGGGGCGCCGGCCCAACACCGGCGGCCTCGGGCTCGAACACCTCGGGCTCGCAGCCTCCGGCTGGCTGAACGTTGACGAGACCCTGCGGGTGACCGGGCCCGGGGGAGCCGTGCTCGACGGCGGGTGGCTGTACGCCGCGGGCGACGTCAACGGGCGGGCGCTGCTCACCCACCAGGGCAAGTACCAGGCCCGGGCCGCGGGCGATGCAATCGTGGCACGGGCAACCGGCGCCCCGGTCGAAGACTTCGCGTGGGGCCGGCATGCGGCCACCGCCGACGTCCGGGCCGTTCCGCAGGTCATCTTCACCGACCCTGAGATCGCCTCCGCCGGACTCACCCTGGCGGGCGCCACTGCCGCCGGACTCCGGGTCCGTTCGGTGGAGTACGACCTGGGAACCGTCGCCGGTGCCTCCCTGCATGCCGACGGTTATGCCGGCCGCGCAGGCATCGTCATCAACGAGGACACCAACACGATCGTCGGGTTCACCGCCGTCGGACCCGACGTGACCGAGCTGGTGCACGCCGCAACCATCGCCATCGCCGGGGAAGTACCTCTTGACCGGCTTTGGCACGCGGTGCCGGCTTATCCCACGGTCAGCGAAATCTGGCTCCGGCTGCTGGAAACCGCAGGACGGTAG
- a CDS encoding DUF6596 domain-containing protein, protein MEESQLRVLTPQVIAVLVRRGADFAAAEDAVQDALLEALRTWPTTSPRDPKGWLVTAAWRKFLDAIRAETSRRRRELKTDAEPAPGVVGSTDDTLQLYFLCAHPSLSPSSAVALTLRAVGGLTTRQIAAAYLVGEATMAQRISRAKRTIAGVRLNTVRFDTPGDVATVLRVLYLVFNEGYSGDVDLAAEAIRLTRQLAAAVDHPEVQGLLALMLLHHARRPARTDDGGRLIPLARQDRGRWDTRLITEGIGILQRALARDRLGEYQTQAAVAALHADAQKPEDTDWPQIVQWYDELVRLTDSPVARLNRAVAVGEADGARAGLAALAELDPSLPRHTAARAYLHEKNGDAGQAARLYAEAALLAPNLAEREHLTLQAARLNAPHGNRHP, encoded by the coding sequence GTGGAGGAAAGCCAGCTGCGGGTCCTCACCCCGCAGGTCATCGCCGTCCTCGTCCGCCGCGGAGCCGACTTCGCCGCGGCCGAGGACGCGGTGCAGGACGCCCTGCTCGAAGCCCTGCGTACCTGGCCAACGACTTCGCCCCGGGATCCGAAGGGCTGGCTGGTCACCGCCGCGTGGCGGAAGTTCCTGGACGCCATCCGCGCGGAGACGTCCCGCCGTCGTCGTGAGCTAAAAACCGACGCCGAACCCGCGCCCGGCGTCGTCGGCTCCACCGATGACACGCTGCAGCTGTATTTCCTCTGCGCCCACCCGTCGCTGTCCCCGTCCTCAGCGGTCGCGTTGACTCTGCGGGCCGTGGGCGGGCTGACCACCCGGCAGATCGCCGCCGCGTATCTGGTGGGCGAGGCCACCATGGCCCAGCGCATCAGCCGGGCCAAACGGACCATCGCCGGAGTCCGATTGAATACAGTCCGCTTCGATACGCCCGGGGACGTCGCGACCGTGCTGCGCGTCCTGTATCTGGTCTTCAACGAGGGCTACTCGGGCGACGTCGACCTCGCCGCCGAAGCCATCCGGCTCACCCGCCAGCTGGCCGCCGCCGTCGACCATCCCGAGGTGCAGGGACTGCTGGCGCTCATGCTGCTGCACCACGCCCGCCGTCCCGCACGGACCGACGACGGCGGCCGGCTGATCCCGCTGGCACGGCAGGACCGCGGCCGCTGGGATACCCGACTGATCACCGAAGGAATAGGCATCCTGCAGCGGGCGCTGGCCCGTGACCGGCTCGGTGAATACCAGACCCAGGCCGCCGTCGCCGCCCTGCACGCGGACGCCCAGAAGCCGGAGGACACCGACTGGCCGCAGATCGTGCAGTGGTACGACGAGCTGGTCCGGCTCACGGACAGTCCGGTCGCGAGACTGAACCGGGCCGTCGCCGTCGGCGAGGCGGACGGGGCACGCGCCGGCCTGGCCGCCCTGGCTGAACTGGACCCGTCACTCCCCCGGCACACCGCGGCGCGGGCGTACCTCCACGAGAAGAACGGCGACGCCGGACAGGCCGCAAGGCTCTATGCCGAAGCCGCCCTGCTGGCACCGAACCTGGCCGAACGCGAGCACCTCACCCTGCAGGCCGCCCGGCTTAATGCTCCTCATGGGAACCGCCATCCTTAA
- a CDS encoding helix-turn-helix transcriptional regulator → MPADDSSNIHCRLDELLEVRGMTLTELSRQVGVSLVNLSVLKNDRAKAIRFSTLTAICNALDCQVGDLLVTVRGRASGQ, encoded by the coding sequence ATGCCGGCGGATGATTCCTCGAACATCCACTGCCGGCTCGACGAGCTTCTGGAAGTGCGGGGCATGACGCTGACGGAACTGAGCCGGCAGGTCGGAGTCAGCCTCGTGAATCTGTCGGTGCTCAAGAATGACCGGGCCAAGGCCATCCGGTTCTCCACCCTGACCGCCATCTGCAATGCCTTGGACTGCCAGGTGGGCGATCTCTTAGTGACTGTGCGCGGACGGGCGTCCGGGCAATGA